The genomic DNA GGATTTGGATGCCCCGTGTCTCTGCGTCTTGCTCACcaggggctggctggctgttcAAGACGACACCGTCCGCTGGTTCCTGAACAAATTGTGAGAACTGCGAATCGGGGAAGGCGCCCATATCAAACGTAGGCctgggttgggagggagaatCAGGAGGAGCCGAGCCCATCTGACTGTCGTCCATGGTGCCCTGGAAGATCTGGGTCAAACCCAGACCGGCAGGGCCAGCAACGGGAAGACCAGGAATGAACGTCTTGGTGGCTGAGCGCAAAACTGAGGTCGGGACGCTGGGGGAGGTATGTTGGCGGACAGAGGGTGACTTGGCCAGAATCTTCTTAGGATTAGGCGTAGCCTTGACAACACCCTCATCGGCCTCGTTCTCGTCATCAGACAGAACAGCAGTCTGTTTCCACGCCCTGCGAGGGGCCTGCTTGAAGCTGGCTGTAAAAAGaccatcctcgtcatctgaGTTGGGCgcgtcaacctcctccgtctcttCATCGGTAGATTCCTCAGCAGCATCGTCGATtaaaacaccaccatcctccatctcctcctcctcgtcctcattTTCCTCCTCACTACCAGAAAGCTCaatctccgcctcctcctcaccctcaccaatCCAGCTCTCTCCATCATAATCACTGTCATCCCAATCAAGTGGATCCTCCCCATTCTTCAACCGCTTctttctcctctcctccttggcatcCGCCCTTTCCTTGGCCATGATCTCCTCAGCCTCTCTCCTCGCCTTCGCGACAATGTCCTCAacttcttgctcttccttttctctctcctcagCAGTCATGACAACGATACCCTTGGCCCGGAGAGACTCAAGGTGCCTTTCCCGCTCAAGCTTGGCCTGCGCTTTGGCCCGCTGCATCAGAGTCATCTGTAGCTCGCCCACCGTCATGGCAGGTTTCTGATGCTGCTGAAACTTTTGCTTGGTTGGTACCGGTCCCGCCTTCTTGTCCGGGTCATCCAGTTGAGCCAGACGGCGGAGGTTGAGAAGAGCTTTGGGCTCCTTGttttggttgggtttgacGCGAGAGAGAATCTGATCAATCTTGGAGGGCATTTGGACTTGGAGgtcgtcgtcctcatcgtcgagAGAAGCAGTTACTGTGTTGGCTCGGACAGAGAACTGCGGAAACTTGACACGGAGATTACGCTTTACGCGGGGCATCTGGTGCTGCTCTTTGGCCTTGTCTTCGGCCTTGTCTTCgtcctcaaactcggcggCAGTGGCTTTGCCTTTGCCCTTGTCGAGTTTCTTGGGGGCAGCAGCTGCTGAAGCGGCCATCTCTCCGACCGTGGGGAGCTCAACGTCACTGTTGTCCTGGAGTGTCGTCTGTGGTGCTGGagtcgccttctccttctcgccctcggGAGGTGAGCTAGGAGGTGTGTCGTCCTCCTTGCGTTCAGCATCACTCTGCTGAACTGAAGCTGGGGTACCCGCCCGGCTAGAGCTGACTGGcgcagccttctccttcggTAGTTCTGTTGAAGCAGCAGCGCCGGCAAGCTTGAAGTTGAACCTCTCGAACAGGGTGGATTTGGTAATCTTCTTCTTAATCTTGGCCTCGTGCGCAAGTTGTAAGGCTCTGGTCATCCGCTGCGTTTCTCtgttcatctcctccaatGCCTTCTTGCTAGCCTTGCGAGCGGAGGGCCGTGATTTGGCACCCTCTTGTGTGAGCTTGTGGCCACCCTCGTCGTCCGTAAAGTCCTCGggatcctcatcatccataaTCATGGCATTCCTTTCGGCCTTCTTGCGAGCCTCCTCTGCTTCCCGAGCAAGTCTTTCCGCCCTCTTCTTGGCGACCAGTGCCTCGAATTTCGCATTCTTGGCCAGACGAGAGGGGCTAGGGAGGTCCTCATCATAACTGCCAGCTTCTCCGGAGGGTTTCGAAGGCGAGACAAAAAGTTCTTGTGGCGCTGGACTGTGGTTCTGTTCTGGTGACGGGGATCGTggcgctgttgctgttggctCTTGTTCTGGTGTTGCGCTCCGTTGGCGACGTGCCTTCAACTTTCTAGGCCGCGGGGCGATGATCTCGTattcatcttcgtcgtcatcctcggcttTTTTTGTCGCAGCAGTCTTCTTGGGTGAAGAGGGTTTTGGGCTGTCCTTCTCAGATTCTGAATCGGCTGTGGGTTCTGTGTTTCCGCCCAGCATTCTCGCGGCCAGTTTGCCCCTTGGTCGTAAAATTTCCGCGtcgtcttctccttcactGGTACTGCTGTCGCCTCCATAGTTGAGGAATCTGTTATGGGTGCGAATACGCGTGGTGGTAGGGCTGGCGAGGGGTGTCGCGCTGCCACTTCGCCTTGAGagggcgggagaggaaggcaTGGCGAAGTATATTGCCAAATAAAGGACGAATTCGACCTAAGAATTATAAGTAAAATGCTGAACTTCGAAGCATAACCCGATAACTGCCCGACAAAAAGTTCAAAATGGGTCAAtgggtggagaggtggtgtggtgttgtcgaggaAGAGCACAGGGTAGGGCGGCATAATACCTACCTATGTTTAAGTGCCCCACCACGGCGCGTCGCGATTGCTGGGAAGCGCGTCAGAACGCGACCACTGTGAGCTGCAAATGGGGGTTCCGTTTCCACTTTTTGATCCATCAGGGGCTTAAAAACCACGTTAAATTTTGTAGAATTTTATAATTTAACTCTTTTACCACTAGAAAAGATATCCaatggtttggggtgcggccacagggCTAAGGTCTTCCTGATCAGAGGGACAAGACATCgacttttgttttcttcgtATTTTGAgccttgcacgcgtgtaGGCAATTCTGGCTCTCTGATCAGGCCACtccggtgcttattatgtggcctgcgagcccatagtgtcttttctttgtcttgcgtgaagtgcggcctgcgagcgagccactgtcacgcaggtaTATTCATTCAGGgacctgttgagggtatatttgtaaTATCTTGGTTgtatttgtgtgttttctcaccatttcaataTAGCCGAAGCGGCGCTGCTCTTCCCGAGCTCCAcatgtgacgaacccctatccagaacctctgaaagggataccAGTTGAAGGCACTACTGAACAATCatggttcggtacagctaaacagtgtactACAAtagcttgtctcaatcacaacagtctagatactaacgattgtgacttgaattgcatactgcggaactgtctatctacaccagccagttcctccgtatatatagacttccatcctccaggtacctccgtacaTGACTCACCGCGGCTCACTGGTGAGCGGTGGTGATCTGGCTCACCTTTGCCAAGAAGTGAGCGCCTCATCACCCTGCAGCTCCGCTGTTACATTTCCCTTGATTGGCTACTACAGCTTGCTGCAGTTCTCACTCAGTCTTGCTATATAGTTGGTCTGTGACACTTTGTTTTCCTATAAGCCTCGCTTTAATACCGTGACATTTATAAAGTTTTACTAGATAAACTCGAAATTTTAAAATAATTAGTTTAAAaattttttattttcataTTAAACTAAAGACCGATAGAAAAGAGAATATAAAAACATCAGTTAAAAATTTATCAAGATATTTGTTGAATTATATAATATCTTTATTTATAGAAAAAAAATTTCTATAtcttttttactattatatttaatagtaatttaactatattaatctactataattatataaataCATAgattttttatattaatcaaaatttaatattttttaataaTCAAATACTTTCCTGGAGCCAATTGTCACAATCGTGGATGAAGAGCTAACGTACGGGGCGCGGGACGCTCCTAGCCAATCATTACTGACTAATCGAAGTGGAGCGACAGGATCACGATGAGCGTAATGAACTACAGTAAGGAAAGGTAATCTAGATCACCTTTGGAGGGAACGTGATCCAGGTGATCCACGGGTCTgtatatacggaggaactagatAGCTGgtagatagttccgcagtatgcaatacaagtcacattCGTTGGTatcagactattgtgattgagacaagccattgttgtgcactgtttagctgcaccgaaccatTTGTCTAGAAGCACCTTCAACTGAGTACCCCtctcagaggttctggatcgGGGTTCGTCACATGAAGTCCATATCCTCTCGGGCTGTTTCTTAATTGGGTATCGGTCATAAAATACAGGCAGCCCTGCAAGGTGAGGACCACAGCCAGTAATAGAatatcctctctctctctctctctcacacacacacacacacacatacactCTTTTAGTTTCCCATGAATGCTTGCCTTCCTCTCAACACACAACTACGCTTTTCAACCTTGTTCAAacatcccaccatccatcaagcTTCAAGCCCCCATGTTCTACAATATCAAACAGGATATACAAGAAAATGCAgtgaaggaaaaaaaggcttTAAATGCAACCCCCTGACTCCAGGTATAAGCGCAAAGCAAAGATAACCGCTCGCATCTTACCCCATGTACGCCAATTCGCCAAATGACATCGCCTATGTCGCTCTCGCCAGAAAGCAAACGCCAGCCAAGAGTGCCATCGCCAACATAGATATAATACCCACCATCCTACCCCAAATAAACCAAAAATAAATGACCACAGGGGAATCTGAAAGCACAGGAAACAAATGAGAAAATACAAGAGCAATGACAAGCAAGTCTTGCAAAGTCTTACCCCACAGCCAACGTTGAATCCAATACCGAATTCAAGAAATCGCCATCTGCCGGGTCggctccctcccaccaaagATCGTTGTCGATATCCATGGCATCTGGCCCGTGACCGTGCCCTCCTATTCCATTTgtaagtggtggtgggtctGTGGTTGCCGTGGCCAGGGCTTTGCTGCCACCAGCTGCTGTTGGTAATGGTATTAACGACGGCATTCCGTTCACCATTGTCGTCGTGCCGCccatctcgacatcctcatcgtcggtTTCGCCTAATATCCTTCCACCTTCCTTCTTAATATACGTGTAAGATTCCCAATCTTCCAACTCTCCTTCTCGGTAGTCGTTGACAATCGTTTTCACTATTGTCGGGAAGTTTGCCATTCCACAGTCGCCCACATTTAACGCCAACCTCAAATCTGTCATTCCAAGAGGTCCTCTTTCGCTCGCAGCTTTGGCTTCGATCGGCAACAGCCCGCTCTTGTCCCTGGTCAGCTCTCCCCTTTGGaaggcttcttcttcctttgcCAGTTGCTTCTTGTATTTGTGCGTCTGAACCCATGCACCCCCTGGCCCAAAGCCAGCATTTCCAGAGTCGCCGGGTCCGTTGCTGCGAGTACGACTAAATACCTGCGTAAGAACTTCTTTTATAAACGTGTCGGTGGCGATAGACATGAACTGGGCGGCTTCTGGCGCGTGGCCGGAGATGAGACCAGATTCATAGCAAAAGGGCAACATGCGGGCTTCGATACTAGATACGTCAGGGAATTCGCCTGACTCGACGGCAAGAGGTTGGGCAAAGCGTTTTCGGATCTCGAGGTCAAAGTCTACACGCTGTTGGTGAAGAGTCAAATAAGGGGTAAGGAAGGGGTACATACTCATGCGACTGAGACCCCCTGCTGCGCTTGCTGGTACCTCGGTGGTCTTGGCAGGTTTGATGCGGCTCTGGTCTGTAAATACATCTGCCAAGGAGTTGAATGGGTCGAACTAGATAAAGGGTCAGTAACTCCAGCGTGGATAGCCGTGGTCGTAGGAAGGCTTACATCGTTTTGTACAATGTCCTTGATCCTCCGCCTGTCTCGTGCCGGCAACTGCATGACCTCCCCCTTTAACCTCCTTTCGGCAGCATCACCAGACACGGGCTTGTTGCCTGTCGTGGTGGACGGCTTGTCATTGGCACTGACCCAGGGCGCAAGGCCCTGGTCCGGCAT from Podospora pseudoanserina strain CBS 124.78 chromosome 2, whole genome shotgun sequence includes the following:
- a CDS encoding hypothetical protein (EggNog:ENOG503NXUC; COG:S), whose product is MPSSPALSRRSGSATPLASPTTTRIRTHNRFLNYGGDSSTSEGEDDAEILRPRGKLAARMLGGNTEPTADSESEKDSPKPSSPKKTAATKKAEDDDEDEYEIIAPRPRKLKARRQRSATPEQEPTATAPRSPSPEQNHSPAPQELFVSPSKPSGEAGSYDEDLPSPSRLAKNAKFEALVAKKRAERLAREAEEARKKAERNAMIMDDEDPEDFTDDEGGHKLTQEGAKSRPSARKASKKALEEMNRETQRMTRALQLAHEAKIKKKITKSTLFERFNFKLAGAAASTELPKEKAAPVSSSRAGTPASVQQSDAERKEDDTPPSSPPEGEKEKATPAPQTTLQDNSDVELPTVGEMAASAAAAPKKLDKGKGKATAAEFEDEDKAEDKAKEQHQMPRVKRNLRVKFPQFSVRANTVTASLDDEDDDLQVQMPSKIDQILSRVKPNQNKEPKALLNLRRLAQLDDPDKKAGPVPTKQKFQQHQKPAMTVGELQMTLMQRAKAQAKLERERHLESLRAKGIVVMTAEEREKEEQEVEDIVAKARREAEEIMAKERADAKEERRKKRLKNGEDPLDWDDSDYDGESWIGEGEEEAEIELSGSEEENEDEEEEMEDGGVLIDDAAEESTDEETEEVDAPNSDDEDGLFTASFKQAPRRAWKQTAVLSDDENEADEGVVKATPNPKKILAKSPSVRQHTSPSVPTSVLRSATKTFIPGLPVAGPAGLGLTQIFQGTMDDSQMGSAPPDSPSQPRPTFDMGAFPDSQFSQFVQEPADGVVLNSQPAPGEQDAETRGIQIQFSQSQVHGFDSFLRDETFEATQVSELIEPTQDSGFKNFTPLQRSFIEEPASTVETLPANQNSQADSPLVRRTGKLRRRAEVAASENEDQDEIMKDDIETDAASSATNAFFAMKEAARKEKERKRKEAFDKKKSKAREMVEEQAEESEDEYAGLGGADGEDTDDEDAKSVQEMIDDETADKAEDERKLAAFYADRERAADEKQVNKLFHDITTGLLRRKRAGNWDELDDEDDGGEALRRMKRRQFAKMQRALFADERISKVAENPRNQAFLKTIEDRGSDDEMDFIWAPPPPAPGLDSQNSATGDSSNEAVTIPDSQPQEQQQQQQSTNPRRTKPGLTNKKKPSNIGEIRDSLSNLLEDGPGYKSSSVIPATILDSDSEGEGPHPSSASSNKENSKPEIVDRISLKRTSSNTSSSTRLAFAGSSDRSSSFKIPPLLRRATTNSSTLSASSAGMSSTGVTTSNLQQVRAEDGGIKIKQTASKKSGVSYLARGNERLSALAEKEKRREDKKFKGAMVGERKKALGGMFGGGRFE
- a CDS encoding hypothetical protein (EggNog:ENOG503NXUI; COG:S) produces the protein MVDIDPAALSRPSISVSTPILANKSINVSAPSLHKTPKTSQLIPARIDLEPIYTQLKSTIGPEQWVIYKETITNFLIGRLNQAEFSERIDPILASPDGQREHLHNQLIAAIYGNVTREMPDQGLAPWVSANDKPSTTTGNKPVSGDAAERRLKGEVMQLPARDRRRIKDIVQNDFDPFNSLADVFTDQSRIKPAKTTEVPASAAGGLSRMNFDLEIRKRFAQPLAVESGEFPDVSSIEARMLPFCYESGLISGHAPEAAQFMSIATDTFIKEVLTQVFSRTRSNGPGDSGNAGFGPGGAWVQTHKYKKQLAKEEEAFQRGELTRDKSGLLPIEAKAASERGPLGMTDLRLALNVGDCGMANFPTIVKTIVNDYREGELEDWESYTYIKKEGGRILGETDDEDVEMGGTTTMVNGMPSLIPLPTAAGGSKALATATTDPPPLTNGIGGHGHGPDAMDIDNDLWWEGADPADGDFLNSVLDSTLAVG